From the Osmerus eperlanus chromosome 19, fOsmEpe2.1, whole genome shotgun sequence genome, one window contains:
- the LOC134039188 gene encoding uncharacterized protein LOC134039188, which yields MQKRTPNGPLVKQKMDQTFALRRKEVVESEPAISTMVKRWPALFTEDQVFMEFSRIVGKNLKQEFYESIDRHSPRLLELFRSKRGNVGQLLTQISQQTNTTEPTAIRTQVLRGLPIILGDNPTDFFKAGFESDDDDSFRDLDIGILLIERESAVLTSSQHLSPASLKIIIEGEVVMDNIQDLPKAMCILFGLMYALHLNYPKTMKLTFQFIQQVLLLLGHTDLKPKLQTLKNQLAM from the exons ATGCAGAAGAGAACACCAAATGGACCTCTTGTGAAACAGAAGATGGATCAGACATTTGCTCTGAGAAGAAAAGAGGTAGTGGAGTCGGAACCTGCCATAAGCACGATGGTGAAACGCTGGCCTGCCCTTTTCACTGAAGATCAA GTGTTCATGGAGTTCAGCAGGATTGTGGGCAAGAACCTCAAGCAGGAATTCTATGAGAGCATCGACCGGCACAGTCCTCGTCTCCTCGAGTTATTTCGATCCAAGAGAGGGAATGTTGGACAGTTGTTGACACAGATTTCACAACAGACTAAT ACTACAGAGCCAACTGCGATCCGGACACAGGTGCTCAGAGGGCTTCCTATCATCCTTGGGGACAACCCCACAGACTTCTTCAAAGCAGGCTTT GAATCTGATGATGACGATTCTTTTCGTGACCTTGACATTGGGATACTTCTCATTGAGCGTGAAAGTGCTGTGCTCACATCTTCCCAGCATCTCAGTCCAGCCTCGTTGAAAATCATCATTGAGGGAGAAGTCGTGATGGACAACATTCAAGATCTGCCAAAAGCAATGTGCATTCTGTTTGGACTCATGTATGCACTCCATCTTAACTACCCCAAGACTATGAAGCTCACATTTCAGTTCATCCAACAGGTATTACTCTTGTTAGGCCACACTGACCTAAAGCCGAAGCTACAGACTTTGAAAAATCAGCTCGCTATGTAA